The Mesobacillus jeotgali genome window below encodes:
- a CDS encoding O-antigen ligase family protein, producing MKLLDNDKLPYQIISILFLTLISVVFLKFNLINSYITLTAFASGYILLLLVFRKWSVYNFDLERSFLFLAIGLSFLQAAFLSVKIGSISIFPYRLLFLILFLLILVRLLRNELKVYAQTISVNGYLLFLLAWLFYSLISLSWVKSFNSGVRYLFLLGIGVFMVYFVVLLFQREGDYLKFFYLWIGMLVMLVVVGLWNNLTHQHLSTSFILNAPPHKKHIPTAVFYNQNDYASYLAVSSFFLIAFIRYIKSYLMKILGFIILALSLYLMYVTESRASLLAVLLAVAGMTFVILKPKIKIILGMVLIGVVTLFISTQLDTATAFLNNEETTDNSVSIRTNLIKNALYFTSESFGFGVGSGNVEYYMKNYFIYPTQNVLNVHNWYLEILVNNGVIIFIGYMLLYLSIIIKIFHLYKKAENPVSKMISEALLGALFAFAFASISPSSVSNLNYHWMLLAFSIGYINLSKINRKGS from the coding sequence ATGAAATTACTAGACAATGATAAACTTCCATACCAAATAATTTCTATCCTTTTTCTAACATTGATTAGTGTGGTCTTTTTAAAGTTCAACCTTATTAATTCCTATATTACTTTAACCGCTTTCGCTTCAGGTTATATTCTCTTACTGTTAGTATTCAGAAAATGGTCCGTTTATAATTTCGACTTGGAACGATCATTTTTGTTTCTTGCAATAGGTCTATCATTTTTGCAAGCTGCATTCTTATCAGTTAAAATTGGGTCTATTTCTATATTTCCATACAGACTACTATTTCTAATATTATTTTTATTGATTCTTGTGAGGCTTTTGAGAAATGAATTGAAGGTATATGCTCAAACTATTTCTGTAAACGGATATCTTCTTTTCTTGCTTGCCTGGCTTTTTTATTCTTTAATTTCTCTCTCATGGGTTAAATCGTTTAACAGTGGGGTTAGGTATTTATTCCTGCTAGGTATAGGAGTTTTTATGGTTTATTTCGTCGTACTTCTTTTTCAAAGGGAGGGCGACTATCTAAAATTCTTTTATCTATGGATTGGCATGTTAGTCATGCTAGTTGTTGTGGGGTTGTGGAATAATCTTACTCATCAGCATCTTAGCACATCTTTTATACTAAATGCGCCTCCACATAAAAAGCATATTCCAACTGCTGTGTTTTATAATCAAAATGATTATGCCAGTTATTTGGCGGTCAGTTCGTTTTTCCTTATAGCATTTATTAGATATATTAAAAGTTACCTAATGAAAATACTCGGTTTCATTATCCTTGCTTTAAGTCTGTACCTAATGTATGTAACTGAATCTAGGGCGAGTCTGCTCGCTGTTCTTCTGGCGGTTGCTGGAATGACTTTTGTCATTTTAAAACCTAAAATAAAAATCATATTAGGTATGGTATTGATTGGAGTTGTTACGCTATTTATTAGCACTCAATTGGATACAGCTACAGCATTTTTAAATAATGAAGAAACAACAGATAACTCAGTAAGTATTAGAACTAACCTAATTAAAAATGCACTTTACTTTACAAGTGAATCTTTTGGCTTTGGGGTAGGCAGTGGGAATGTTGAGTATTATATGAAAAATTATTTTATTTACCCTACTCAAAATGTATTGAATGTGCATAATTGGTATTTGGAAATCTTGGTCAACAATGGAGTTATAATCTTTATTGGATATATGCTTTTATATCTATCGATAATCATCAAGATCTTTCACCTTTATAAAAAAGCGGAAAATCCTGTTTCAAAGATGATCAGTGAGGCCTTATTAGGCGCACTGTTCGCTTTTGCTTTCGCAAGTATAAGTCCTAGCTCGGTTTCTAACTTAAACTATCATTGGATGCTCCTGGCGTTTTCGATTGGTTATATAAATTTGTCTAAGATCAATAGAAAAGGGAGCTAG